The nucleotide window ATACCTACTTCTTCGGGATTTACCGTAAAAAAAGATGAAAATGCCACCACCAATATTAAAGCACCCAATATAATGTATTGGATATTGTTGCTTAAGTTTTTGATTTGGGGCGGCACATTCATTCCAGAAAAATTATCCTCTTGTGCCATATATAAAAAGGATTGATTTCAAATTAGAAATTAAAATTTTAACAAGATACGTAATAACAGTCTTTACACTTTTAAACAAATAATAGTTGTATCATCAGCTAATTGATAATCACTGAACTTCTGTACCTTTCGCTTTATATCCATGGCAATTTCATTACTCGGTCGCTGCTGGGTATCCAACTCTTCAACTAACCTCAGCAAACTCTCAAATCCAAAGCGCTCACCTTGTGGATTCACTGCTTCTGGCAGACCATCAGAATATAGTAGTAAAAAATCCCCTTGCTGCATTTGTAATTCATAGGGTTGATAGTCTACGGTAGAACGCAATCCCAATGGAAATTTGGGGGCTGGCGTGTTAATAAATTCTGCCTTTCCATCTCTTTTTAAAATCGGTAAACAATGTCCTGCGTTAGCAAGCTTCAATATTTGATTTTCAAAATGATACTGTGCAATGATACAGGTGATAAATGTCTGCCGATCAGTGCGGCTGTGCAATGTGGGAGCAATTTCCCGTAAAATTGAATCGGGGGCATCCTTATGCAGACGAGAAAGCAATAGTCCACTGGTAAAAACTGCGTGCATAGCAGCTTTCATCGCTTTCCCAGACACATCCGCAATTGTCATATTCAAGACTTGACTATCAGCCGTACTATTTGTGCCCAAAATATAATCGAAATAATCACCCCCTACTTCGAATGACGGCATAAAAAAGCCATACACGTCGATTCCCTGTGCCGAAGGGGGACGCAGCGGCATCAATTTAAACTGACTTTCGCGAGCAATTTCAATCTCTTTTTCAACTCGCAAATGGTTAGCCATCCGCTCTTGGTATTCAGGAATATATCCTCCCATTTCTGAAACCGAGTTTCCATATTTGTAAGCGATAAATCCATAAATAAGGGGCGCCCCCAGGATAAAGAATTGTGTCCATGCTACGTACGCTACATTCATACTTTGCGATCCCCAATACGGCATTATTAACAAAATGGACATAAATACCCACCATCCTGCTGCAAAGGAAACCAAGCCTGAGTTATGGAAAGTTAATAGGACAATAACAGCTAATGCTGTATACACAATCAAGTCATACCATTCTGCTCCTACAAGTTCGAATAACATTCCTGATCCGGAAAATAAGAACCCAAGCAACAAAATACCGGATCCGTAATATATCCAGCGATTATTAATTTTAGACTGTAAAAAGCCCGTACTTACGGCTATGTGTCCCAGCACTACCAAACATGTATTTACCCAAATTGCTAAATTTATAGTCAATAGTTTTGGGGTCATCCCCGCTTCAGTAAACCCAAACTGGCTGTCATACTGATAATAAACAGTGCCGGCCAAATAAAGTGCGACCGCAAATATCCCTAATAACATACCCCCAATGGCATATCCCCGTAACAATCCTTCTCCTGTTTCTCGAAAGAAAAAACGTTTCCGCCAATAAGCATCCAGCAGATGCAACTGCTGCTCATTTCGATTTCTGGCCATTGCTTCCCAGCCGATATAGGCTAAGGCCCCATACAATCCTAAAATGGCTGCAAAGATAAGGTTGTTGAGAATAAACAGGGCTTCACTGGTTTGATTCCAAAAGCCGCTCATGGTATTCATCAGGTATAGCACCCGCCATCCTAAAATACCCAAAGTAATCGTTACTAATATAAACAGGGCGCGCCGCCATTCTACCTGTCCTTTATTAATATATTTGATCCCAAAGAAAACGACGATTATTGCTAAAAAGGCAAGAGAGCCAAAGGTGGTCGCCAAATCGATAGTACTGATACTCTCTGGTGTATCAAGTGCTTCGGGTTCATATTGATCCATAGCTTTAAACTCTTCGACAGCCACTCCATATCGAATATTGGCCATATTGGGCGTATTATTCTCCCTGATGATTGGCTTTACCTCAAGCGACATTGTATGGGGGCCATCAGCACTAACG belongs to Fodinibius sp. Rm-B-1B1-1 and includes:
- a CDS encoding PP2C family protein-serine/threonine phosphatase produces the protein MGRQLIYWLFLGVIGLAVFFVLHSKIAFNAGAPIQLSKSAIEQQTASIAQQLGFSTDSLQMMTKRSQHLNYYKTLKDSADSSLQSTADLNRSGIHLTGWEVNLGTAQDEGDGYSRESNDFLSTLGRLGIRYDQQGNVRRISSYNGNPNPTFVSGDSLFAIANRIVRDVLGYNLQNYRLDYVDVRDTVFTSEPVSKQQPLELSQTRVGNNMVFNWVKSNVSADGPHTMSLEVKPIIRENNTPNMANIRYGVAVEEFKAMDQYEPEALDTPESISTIDLATTFGSLAFLAIIVVFFGIKYINKGQVEWRRALFILVTITLGILGWRVLYLMNTMSGFWNQTSEALFILNNLIFAAILGLYGALAYIGWEAMARNRNEQQLHLLDAYWRKRFFFRETGEGLLRGYAIGGMLLGIFAVALYLAGTVYYQYDSQFGFTEAGMTPKLLTINLAIWVNTCLVVLGHIAVSTGFLQSKINNRWIYYGSGILLLGFLFSGSGMLFELVGAEWYDLIVYTALAVIVLLTFHNSGLVSFAAGWWVFMSILLIMPYWGSQSMNVAYVAWTQFFILGAPLIYGFIAYKYGNSVSEMGGYIPEYQERMANHLRVEKEIEIARESQFKLMPLRPPSAQGIDVYGFFMPSFEVGGDYFDYILGTNSTADSQVLNMTIADVSGKAMKAAMHAVFTSGLLLSRLHKDAPDSILREIAPTLHSRTDRQTFITCIIAQYHFENQILKLANAGHCLPILKRDGKAEFINTPAPKFPLGLRSTVDYQPYELQMQQGDFLLLYSDGLPEAVNPQGERFGFESLLRLVEELDTQQRPSNEIAMDIKRKVQKFSDYQLADDTTIICLKV